A genomic stretch from Serratia entomophila includes:
- a CDS encoding iron-containing alcohol dehydrogenase translates to MSTSQIVANRQTWFGHGSIRQLMPLLLADPQPTLLFSCRSFLNGAVYAELADELTPLLAGTEIVSHEASPQELDAWVARWRGKVRRVVAIGGGSVLDAAKAFAALVEHPLPTLRYMEKVGDSNISGATLPLIAIPTTAGTGSEVTQNAVITDTQVSKVKASLRHNNFVPHTAILDPQLLTGAPDQVLAYCAIDAFTHLFEAYLSKTASAMTREMSLTGIRHFLNAWPALNRSEAAREAIMQASYLGGLTLSAAGLGVIHGIAGEIGALRDYHHGQVCGRLLLPFLELLADSQQPQQRALMAELAARLFPEQRDSPERYLIDFITRNAIAPFWQDDLPITADELAIALEKSNSKNSLIAYSPPQRQLMIEGAFRVE, encoded by the coding sequence ATGTCCACCAGCCAGATAGTCGCCAATCGTCAAACCTGGTTCGGCCACGGCAGCATCCGGCAGCTGATGCCGCTGCTGCTCGCCGACCCGCAGCCGACGCTGCTGTTCAGCTGCCGCTCGTTCCTCAACGGCGCGGTATATGCGGAGCTGGCGGATGAGCTGACGCCGCTGCTGGCAGGCACGGAGATCGTCAGCCACGAGGCTTCGCCGCAGGAGCTGGACGCCTGGGTAGCGCGCTGGCGCGGCAAAGTGCGGCGCGTGGTGGCCATCGGCGGCGGCAGCGTGCTGGACGCCGCCAAGGCATTCGCCGCGTTGGTGGAGCATCCGCTGCCGACGCTGCGCTACATGGAAAAGGTCGGCGACAGCAACATCAGCGGCGCCACCTTACCGCTGATCGCCATCCCGACCACCGCAGGCACCGGCAGCGAGGTGACGCAGAACGCGGTGATCACCGACACCCAGGTCAGCAAGGTGAAGGCCTCGCTGCGCCACAACAACTTTGTGCCGCACACCGCCATTCTCGATCCGCAGCTGCTGACGGGTGCGCCGGACCAGGTGTTGGCCTACTGCGCCATCGACGCCTTTACCCACCTGTTTGAAGCCTATCTGTCGAAGACCGCCAGCGCCATGACGCGTGAAATGTCGCTGACCGGCATCCGCCACTTCCTCAATGCCTGGCCGGCGCTCAACCGCAGTGAGGCGGCGCGCGAAGCGATCATGCAGGCTTCTTATCTGGGCGGGCTGACGCTGAGCGCCGCCGGGCTGGGGGTGATCCACGGCATCGCCGGCGAGATCGGCGCGCTGCGCGACTATCACCACGGCCAGGTGTGCGGCCGCCTGCTGCTGCCGTTCCTTGAACTGCTGGCAGACAGCCAACAGCCGCAGCAGCGCGCGCTGATGGCCGAGCTGGCCGCGCGCCTGTTCCCGGAGCAGCGCGACAGCCCGGAGCGCTATCTCATTGACTTTATTACCCGTAACGCCATCGCGCCGTTCTGGCAGGACGACCTGCCGATTACCGCCGATGAGCTGGCGATTGCGCTGGAGAAATCCAACAGCAAAAATTCACTGATCGCCTATTCGCCACCGCAGCGGCAGCTGATGATCGAGGGGGCTTTCCGCGTCGAATGA
- a CDS encoding LysR family transcriptional regulator, whose product MQVKKRALLGQLSDMDLRLLRVFKAVVDCGGMSAAELELNISLSTISKHIKDLEQRLGLTLCQRGREGFAVTDEGLLIYQETVNLLAATEAFRRGVDEVHQRMGGQLHVAIFDHTVSNPQAQIGRAIALFSERAPEVSLQMYVEPINTIERGVIDGQFQIGIIPMHRSAESLAYSSLFNERMFLYCGAQHELFSASHDALNWDLLHNYAFAGLGYHSPNMELSLQQHLHRKATGFAQESIATLILSGKYVGFLPDHYAAFFVAQNMMRAIKPALFRYHCEYSSVLRRSPIPQRVVKLFHECLLAAHGTA is encoded by the coding sequence ATGCAAGTAAAAAAGCGCGCGCTGCTGGGGCAATTGTCGGATATGGATCTGCGTTTGCTGCGGGTATTCAAAGCGGTGGTCGACTGCGGCGGCATGAGCGCCGCCGAGCTGGAGCTGAATATCAGCCTGTCGACCATCAGCAAGCACATCAAGGACCTGGAGCAACGGCTGGGGCTGACGCTGTGCCAGCGCGGGCGCGAGGGCTTTGCGGTTACCGATGAGGGGCTGCTTATCTACCAGGAAACCGTCAACCTGCTGGCGGCCACCGAGGCGTTCCGCCGCGGGGTGGACGAGGTGCACCAGCGCATGGGCGGCCAGCTGCACGTGGCGATATTCGACCATACGGTCAGCAACCCGCAGGCGCAAATAGGCCGGGCGATCGCCTTATTCAGCGAGCGCGCGCCGGAGGTTTCTTTGCAAATGTACGTTGAGCCGATTAATACCATCGAGCGCGGGGTAATTGACGGCCAATTCCAAATCGGCATTATTCCCATGCACCGCAGTGCGGAAAGTTTAGCTTATAGTTCGTTATTTAATGAGAGGATGTTCTTATATTGCGGCGCACAGCATGAGTTATTTTCCGCCAGTCACGACGCGTTAAATTGGGATCTATTGCACAATTACGCCTTTGCCGGATTAGGCTATCATTCGCCGAATATGGAATTAAGCCTGCAGCAGCATTTGCACCGTAAGGCGACGGGGTTTGCCCAGGAATCTATTGCTACCTTAATCCTTTCCGGCAAGTACGTCGGCTTTTTACCGGATCACTATGCGGCCTTTTTTGTCGCGCAGAATATGATGCGGGCAATAAAACCGGCGCTGTTCCGCTACCACTGCGAGTATTCCAGCGTGCTGCGGCGCTCGCCGATCCCGCAGCGGGTGGTGAAGCTGTTCCACGAGTGCCTGCTGGCGGCCCATGGAACAGCCTAG
- a CDS encoding CoA-acylating methylmalonate-semialdehyde dehydrogenase: MTIAHWINGESANGGARSQPVFDPATGQSRQEVQLADRATVERAIAAAERAYPAWRDTPPLKRARIMLKLKTLLEQHADAICRLITAEHGKVHSDAMGELQRGIENIEYAGYAPELLKGEHSKDAGPGIDSWSEFQPLGVVAGITPFNFPAMVPLWMWPMAVACGNTFVLKPSERVPSSTLYIARLASEAGLPPGVLNVVNGDREAVETLLHDDRVKAVSFVGSTPVAEHVYHTGCGQNKRVQALGGAKNHAVVLPDADIAGAVSALMGAAFGSCGQRCMAIPLVVAVGDDTAAALIAGLRRQMAAMRVGPGNDSGNDMGPLVTLQHYQKVKGYIDQGVAEGAELLVDGRQLQVQGADGRPGAGYFLGPTLFDRVTPGMRIYQEEIFGPVLGVVRVNRLQEAMDLIDAHEYGNGTCLFTRDGEAARHFSSRIQVGMVGINVALPVPVAYHSFGGWKRSLFGDLHAYGPDAVRFYTKRKTITQRWPSSGDARHASFSFPSG; the protein is encoded by the coding sequence ATGACCATTGCCCATTGGATCAACGGGGAATCCGCCAACGGCGGCGCCCGCAGCCAGCCGGTGTTCGATCCGGCCACCGGCCAATCGCGGCAGGAAGTGCAGCTGGCGGACCGCGCCACGGTGGAGCGGGCAATCGCCGCCGCCGAACGGGCTTACCCGGCCTGGCGCGACACCCCGCCGCTGAAGCGCGCGCGCATCATGCTGAAGCTCAAGACCTTGCTGGAACAGCATGCCGACGCCATCTGCCGCCTGATCACCGCCGAACACGGCAAGGTGCACAGCGACGCCATGGGCGAACTGCAGCGCGGCATCGAGAACATCGAATACGCCGGCTACGCGCCGGAGCTGCTGAAAGGCGAGCACAGCAAGGACGCGGGACCGGGCATCGACAGCTGGAGCGAGTTCCAGCCGCTGGGGGTGGTGGCGGGCATTACGCCGTTCAACTTCCCGGCGATGGTGCCGCTGTGGATGTGGCCGATGGCGGTAGCCTGCGGCAATACCTTCGTGCTGAAACCCTCCGAACGCGTGCCCTCCTCTACGCTGTATATCGCCCGGTTGGCGTCGGAGGCCGGGCTGCCGCCGGGGGTGCTGAACGTGGTCAACGGCGATCGCGAAGCGGTGGAAACGCTGCTGCATGACGATCGCGTCAAGGCCGTCAGCTTCGTCGGCTCGACGCCGGTGGCGGAGCACGTCTATCACACCGGCTGCGGCCAGAACAAACGGGTGCAGGCGCTGGGCGGCGCCAAGAATCATGCGGTGGTGCTGCCGGACGCCGATATCGCCGGCGCGGTCAGCGCGCTGATGGGCGCGGCCTTCGGCTCCTGCGGCCAGCGCTGCATGGCCATTCCGCTGGTGGTGGCGGTGGGCGACGACACCGCCGCGGCGTTGATCGCCGGGCTGCGCCGACAGATGGCCGCAATGCGCGTCGGGCCGGGCAACGACAGCGGCAACGATATGGGGCCGCTGGTCACCCTGCAGCATTACCAGAAGGTCAAAGGTTATATCGATCAGGGCGTGGCCGAAGGCGCCGAGCTGCTGGTCGATGGGCGGCAACTGCAGGTGCAGGGCGCCGACGGGCGGCCCGGCGCGGGCTATTTCCTCGGCCCGACGCTGTTCGACCGGGTTACGCCCGGCATGCGGATTTATCAGGAGGAGATCTTCGGCCCGGTGCTGGGCGTGGTGCGCGTCAACCGGCTGCAGGAGGCGATGGACCTGATCGACGCCCACGAATACGGCAACGGCACCTGCCTGTTCACCCGCGACGGCGAGGCGGCGCGCCACTTCTCCAGCCGCATTCAGGTCGGCATGGTGGGGATCAACGTCGCGCTGCCGGTGCCGGTGGCCTACCACTCGTTTGGCGGCTGGAAACGCTCGCTGTTTGGCGATCTGCATGCCTATGGCCCAGACGCGGTCAGGTTCTACACCAAACGCAAAACCATTACCCAACGCTGGCCTTCATCCGGCGACGCCCGGCACGCCAGCTTCAGCTTCCCGTCTGGCTAA
- a CDS encoding helix-turn-helix transcriptional regulator: MDIQVERLSAVVDAVASPRFYPSLLAWLEGFFAFDSAIVYGFERGQAPRCLMKAERENSDAVNQLYQQGAYLQDPFYQALNGGGSHEVCTLRQLAPCGFYHSDYYHNFYRKTGWRDEAGVLLQLTPQRGLGVFFGSAHRAVGVRYPQLAALRGALTLVKSVARLHGEVVAAPARAESQDEGGAQARYLLTPREREIVDLILAGHGSQQIAERLFISLGTVKNHRKHIYSKLNIASQAELFSLLLSTPQRRSA, encoded by the coding sequence ATGGACATTCAGGTAGAGCGGTTGTCAGCGGTTGTCGATGCGGTGGCCAGCCCGCGCTTCTATCCCAGCCTGTTGGCCTGGCTGGAAGGGTTCTTCGCCTTCGATAGCGCCATTGTCTACGGTTTCGAACGCGGCCAGGCGCCGCGCTGCCTGATGAAAGCGGAGCGGGAAAACAGCGACGCGGTCAACCAACTCTACCAGCAGGGCGCTTACCTGCAGGATCCGTTTTACCAGGCGCTGAACGGCGGCGGTTCGCATGAGGTGTGCACGCTGCGCCAGCTGGCGCCCTGCGGCTTTTACCACAGCGATTATTACCACAACTTTTACCGCAAAACCGGCTGGCGCGATGAAGCCGGCGTTCTGCTGCAGCTCACGCCGCAGCGCGGGTTGGGGGTGTTCTTCGGCTCGGCGCACCGGGCGGTGGGGGTGCGTTATCCGCAACTGGCGGCTCTGCGCGGCGCGCTGACGCTGGTGAAAAGCGTGGCGCGTTTGCACGGCGAAGTGGTGGCCGCGCCGGCGCGGGCAGAGAGCCAGGATGAGGGCGGTGCGCAGGCGCGCTATTTGCTGACGCCGCGCGAGCGCGAAATCGTCGATCTGATCCTCGCCGGCCACGGTTCGCAGCAGATTGCCGAGCGGCTGTTCATCAGCCTGGGCACGGTGAAAAATCACCGCAAACACATCTACAGCAAGCTGAATATCGCTTCGCAGGCCGAGCTGTTCAGCCTGCTGCTGTCCACCCCGCAGCGGCGCAGCGCCTGA
- a CDS encoding aspartate aminotransferase family protein — MAAENHPINRLDAEWLEAHWMPFTGNRNFKANPRIISRAEGVYYTSQDGRKIFDGLSGLWCCGLGHGRQEITDAAQRQLAQLDYSPAFQFGHALSFELANKIKTMTPAGLDHVFFTGSGSEAADTSLKMARAYWRAKGQAGKTCFIGREKGYHGVNFGGISVGGIAGNRKAFGAGAEADHLPHTLLASNAFSRGMPQQGAELAEELNRIIALRDASTIAAVIVEPFSGSAGVIVPPVGYLQRIREICTQHNILLIFDEVITAFGRCGALTGAEAFGVTPDIMNIAKQVTNGAQPMGAVVVRPDIYQTFMATDEPEYQLEFPHGYTYSAHPVGCAVGLATLDIIQREHMVERVQALAPYFERAVHSLQGCRHISDIRNLGLAAGITLAARPGEPARRPYEAAMRCWDKGFYVRYGGDTLQLAPPFISSEAQIDALINALGDAINATE; from the coding sequence ATGGCTGCTGAAAATCACCCGATTAATAGACTCGATGCCGAATGGTTAGAGGCGCACTGGATGCCTTTTACCGGTAATAGAAATTTTAAAGCCAACCCGCGCATCATCAGCCGGGCTGAGGGGGTTTATTATACCAGCCAGGACGGCCGCAAGATTTTTGACGGGCTGTCCGGGCTGTGGTGCTGCGGATTGGGGCATGGCCGCCAGGAAATTACCGACGCCGCTCAGCGCCAGCTGGCGCAGCTGGATTATTCGCCGGCGTTTCAATTCGGCCATGCGCTCTCCTTTGAGCTGGCCAACAAGATTAAAACGATGACTCCGGCCGGGCTGGATCACGTGTTTTTCACCGGCTCCGGCTCGGAGGCGGCCGACACCTCGCTGAAAATGGCGCGCGCTTACTGGCGGGCCAAAGGTCAGGCCGGCAAAACCTGCTTTATCGGCCGGGAAAAAGGCTATCACGGGGTTAACTTCGGCGGCATTTCGGTCGGCGGCATCGCCGGCAACCGCAAGGCGTTCGGCGCCGGCGCCGAAGCCGACCATCTGCCGCACACCCTGCTGGCCAGCAATGCCTTTTCGCGCGGCATGCCGCAGCAGGGCGCCGAACTGGCGGAGGAGCTGAACCGCATTATCGCGCTGCGCGACGCCTCGACCATCGCCGCGGTGATCGTCGAACCCTTCTCCGGCTCCGCCGGGGTGATAGTGCCGCCGGTCGGCTACCTGCAGCGCATCCGCGAGATCTGCACCCAGCACAACATCCTGCTGATTTTCGACGAAGTGATCACCGCCTTCGGCCGCTGCGGCGCGCTGACCGGCGCCGAAGCGTTCGGCGTGACGCCGGACATCATGAATATCGCCAAGCAGGTGACCAACGGCGCGCAGCCGATGGGCGCGGTGGTGGTGCGGCCGGATATTTACCAGACCTTTATGGCCACCGACGAACCTGAATATCAGCTCGAATTCCCGCACGGTTACACCTATTCCGCCCATCCGGTCGGCTGCGCCGTCGGGCTGGCGACGCTGGATATCATTCAGCGCGAACATATGGTGGAGCGCGTGCAGGCGCTGGCGCCCTATTTTGAGCGGGCGGTGCATAGCCTGCAGGGCTGTCGGCACATCAGCGACATCCGCAACCTCGGCCTGGCGGCGGGCATTACGCTGGCGGCGCGGCCGGGCGAGCCGGCGCGCCGGCCTTATGAAGCGGCGATGCGCTGCTGGGATAAGGGGTTCTACGTGCGCTACGGCGGCGACACCCTGCAGCTGGCGCCGCCGTTCATCAGCAGCGAAGCGCAGATCGATGCGCTGATCAACGCCCTCGGCGACGCCATTAACGCCACCGAATAA